One Fusarium falciforme chromosome 1, complete sequence genomic window carries:
- a CDS encoding ATP phosphoribosyltransferase, protein MDLVNSLEGRLLFAVPKKGRLNSATLNLLEGADIQFRRENRLDIALVKNLPIALIFLPAADIPTFVGEGRVDLGITGWDQVQEHDASVRAYNHMRRSSVDLSNIDDKVAGSDMVMELGFGSCKLQVQVPEKGQYKTPQDLIGKTIGTSFVSLAADYFLKLEQGDDTEGGISPRKMRTKIVELSGSVEAACALGVAEGIVDLVESGETMRAAGLKAIDTVVDSTAVLIKSKSPSNPELIDLITSRIRGVITAQRYVLCQYNVERSRLIEATKVTPGKRSATVTALDEEGWVAVSSMVESKKIALVMDELTRIGAQDILVLDIHNAR, encoded by the exons ATGGATCTCGTCAACAG TCTCGAAGGCCGCCTTCTCTTTGCCGTGCCCAAGA AGGGCCGGCTCAATTCAGCCACActcaacctccttgaggGTGCTGATATCCAGTTCCGCCGCGAGAACCGCCTCGACATCGCTCTCGTCAAGAACCTCCCAATtgccctcatcttcctccccgCCGCCGATATCCCCACCTTTGTCGGCGAAGGCCGAGTTGACCTGGGCATCACCGGATGGGACCAGGTCCAGGAGCACGATGCCTCAGTCCGCGCCTACAACCACATGCGACGCAGTTCGGTCGACCTCTCCAACATCGACGACAAGGTGGCCGGCTCCGACATGGTTATGGAGCTGGGCTTTGGAAGCTGCAAGCTCCAGGTCCAGGTGCCCGAGAAGGGCCAGTACAAGACCCCCCAGGATCTCATTGGCAAGACGATTGGCACCAGCTTCGTCAGTCTCGCCGCCGATTACTTCCTGAAGCTTGAGCAGGGTGACGACACCGAGGGCGGCATCTCTCCTCGCAAGATGCGCACCAAGATTGTCGAGCTCAGCGGCAGTGTCGAGGCTGCCTGTGCCCTCGGTGTCGCCGAGGGTATTGTTGATCTTGTTG AGTCTGGAGAGACCATGCGAGCTGCTGGTCTCAAGGCCATTGACACCGTCGTCGATTCCACTGCCGTTCTCATCAAGTCGAAATCGCCCTCCAACCCCGAGCTGATCGACCTCATCACTTCGCGCATCCGGGGCGTCATCACTGCGCAGCGTTATGTGCTCTGCCAGTACAATGTCGAGCGAAGCCGACTGATCGAGGCGACCAAGGTCACCCCCGGCAAGCGCTCAGCAACCGTCACTGCTCTCGATGAGGAGGGCTGGGTTGCTGTGAGCTCCATGGTTGAGAGCAAGAAGATTGCTCTAGTCATGGACGAGTTGACCCGAATCGGAGCCCAGGACATCCTGGTGCTCGACATTCACAACGCGCGCTAG